Within Chrysiogenia bacterium, the genomic segment GGTCTGTTCGAGTTTGGGAAGCGCGTCCACCACGTCCGGGTGATGGCGCAGCGCGCTCAGGAGCCGGTCTTCGACCTGGGTCCACATCCAGCGGACCTGCTGGCGCGCGCGCTTCTCGGCAAGCTCGCCGGTCTTGTCGAGCTTCTGGCGGTGGCTCTGGATGTGCCCCCACAGGTTGTCGAGTCCCAGGTTCTTGATCGCGCTGATGGTGATGCACGGCGGGTGCCAGGTCGGGCTGGCGGGCTTCATGATGTGGAGCGCGCTGGCGTAGTCGCGCGCGGCAAGTTTGGCCTTGATCTCGTTCTCCCCGTCGGCCTTGTTCACCGCAATCATGTCGGCCAGTTCAAGCACGCCCTTCTTGATCCCCTGCAGCTCGTCCCCGGCGCCCGGCAGCATGAGCACCAGGAAGAAATCGACCATCTGCGCCACTTCGGTCTCGTTCTGACCGGCGCCGACGGTTTCGATGAGCACCACGTCGAATCCCGCAGCCTCGCACACGAGCATGGACTCGCGCGTGACGCGGGTGACCCCGCCCAGCGTCCCCGCCGAGGGCGAGGGCCGGATGTAGGCGCCCGGATCGACCGAGAGTTCGCCCATGCGCGTCTTGTCGCCCAGGATGCTGCCGCCACTTCTCGACGAGCTCGGATCGACTGCAAGCACGGCGACCTTGTGTCCGTCGGCGGTGAGGTTCTTGCCGAGCGCCTCGATGAAGGTGCTCTTTCCAACGCCCGGCACGCCGGTAATGCCC encodes:
- the meaB gene encoding methylmalonyl Co-A mutase-associated GTPase MeaB encodes the protein MAETQPGAPRRRTLSVEDYVAGVRAGDRTILSRAITLIESRNPEHHKLAQALLQQLLPHTGGAHRVGITGVPGVGKSTFIEALGKNLTADGHKVAVLAVDPSSSRSGGSILGDKTRMGELSVDPGAYIRPSPSAGTLGGVTRVTRESMLVCEAAGFDVVLIETVGAGQNETEVAQMVDFFLVLMLPGAGDELQGIKKGVLELADMIAVNKADGENEIKAKLAARDYASALHIMKPASPTWHPPCITISAIKNLGLDNLWGHIQSHRQKLDKTGELAEKRARQQVRWMWTQVEDRLLSALRHHPDVVDALPKLEQTVANGEITAGFAADEILEAFGLNPLDED